From Diadema setosum chromosome 5, eeDiaSeto1, whole genome shotgun sequence, the proteins below share one genomic window:
- the LOC140229048 gene encoding methylosome protein WDR77-like: MSSPEQNVPTTMESYLEALQHNRDGSLVLAASGLTGRLWAGSLWFFEDPANAPQTDRSSAGVRTEAGITDIEWIDENRLAIGSDSGAIEIWQLENSRSSFRNLFYLYEHDNAVNSVSVNSNKTRVVSGSSDKLVKLWDLSTQRSIGTLHAHTAKVEQVSCSPNELDVFLSCSQDGSVLLWDTRKPKPAKRLPRPPSASLPTSLVWKPGESYVIAVGDEGGNIAIQDARSQQSAAFVTSAHTRAVHRLTFSAKNPLWLASVSDDCTAAVTELQPELKQIYRSYAHNDFVHGVSWDTLSNQLRTCGWDGKVIAHDINLATSMSP, encoded by the exons ATGGGTCCCTGGTGCTAGCTGCCTCGGGGCTCACAGGACGCCTCTGGGCTGGCTCCCTCTGGTTCTTTGAGGACCCGGCCAACGCTCCACAGACGGACCGTAGCAGCGCAGGGGTGAGGACTGAGGCAGGGATCACAGACATCGAGTGGATTGATGAAAACAGGCTAGCTATCGGATCTGACTCCG GTGCCATTGAGATCTGGCAGCTGGAGAACAGTAGAAGCTCTTTCCGCAATCTCTTCTACCTGTATGAGCACGACAATGCTGTGAACTCCGTCAGCGTCAACTCCAACAAGACCAGGGTAGTCAGTGGATCATCAGACAAATT GGTCAAGCTGTGGGACCTTTCAACCCAGAGGTCAATAGGGACCCTCCACGCCCACACCGCCAAGGTGGAACAGGTGTCCTGCAGTCCTAATGAGCTCGACGTCTTCCTTTCCTGTTCCCAG GATGGTTCCGTCTTGCTCTGGGACACTCGCAAACCCAAGCCCGCCAAGCGGCTGCCACGTCCTCCCTCAGCCTCCCTCCCCACAAGCCTGGTGTGGAAGCCAGGGGAATCCTATGTCATCGCAGTAG GAGATGAAGGTGGGAACATTGCCATCCAGGATGCCCGCAGCCAGCAGAGTGCTGCGTTTGTCACATCAGCTCACACGAGGGCGGTGCACAGACTAACATTCTCAGCCAAAAA TCCCCTCTGGCTTGCATCTGTGTCTGATGACTGCACGGCTGCCGTCACTGAGCTACAACCTGAACTCAAGCAGAT CTATCGTAGCTATGCACACAATGACTTTGTACACGGGGTGTCGTGGGACACGCTCAGCAACCAACTGCGGACCTGTGGATGGGATGGCAAGGTGATAGCGCACGACATAAATCTAGCGACCTCTATGTCACCCTGA